One window of the Corynebacterium glutamicum ATCC 13032 genome contains the following:
- the mtr gene encoding mycothione reductase, translating to MSEQPASIKHYDLIIIGTGSGNSIPGPEFDDKSIAIVEKGAFGGTCLNVGCIPTKMYVYAADIAQEIQESARLGIDATVNSVDWPSIVSRVFDKRIDLIAQGGEAYRRGPETPNIDVYDMHASFVDSKTISTGIAGQEQLISGTDIVIATGSRPYIPEAIAESGARYYTNEDIMRLAQQPESLVIVGGGFIALEFAHVFEALGTKVTILNRSDVLLREADADISAKILELSKKRFDVRLSTAVTAVHNKADGGVKISTDTGDDIEADILLVATGRTPNGNQMNLDAAGIEMNGRSIKVDEFGRTSVEGVWALGDVSSPYKLKHVANAEMRAIKHNLANPNDLQKMPHDFVPSAVFTNPQISQVGMTEQEAREAGLDITVKIQNYSDVAYGWAMEDKDGFVKLIADKDTGKLVGAHIIGAQASTLIQQLITVMAFGIDAREAATKQYWIHPALPEVIENALLGLEF from the coding sequence ATGTCTGAGCAGCCAGCTTCCATTAAGCATTATGACCTCATCATCATTGGTACCGGCTCTGGAAACTCCATTCCTGGACCAGAGTTTGATGATAAATCAATTGCCATCGTGGAAAAGGGTGCTTTCGGCGGAACTTGCCTCAATGTGGGCTGCATCCCTACCAAGATGTACGTTTACGCTGCGGATATCGCTCAAGAAATTCAGGAGTCTGCTCGCCTGGGTATCGATGCGACGGTCAACAGCGTGGATTGGCCTTCCATCGTCAGCCGCGTTTTCGACAAGCGCATCGACCTCATCGCGCAAGGCGGCGAGGCTTATCGACGTGGCCCCGAAACTCCAAACATCGATGTGTATGACATGCACGCATCGTTTGTTGATTCCAAGACAATCTCCACTGGTATTGCCGGCCAAGAACAGCTGATCAGCGGTACTGACATTGTAATCGCAACCGGCTCCCGCCCTTACATCCCTGAAGCTATTGCAGAGTCCGGCGCACGCTACTACACCAACGAAGACATCATGCGCCTGGCACAGCAGCCTGAATCTTTGGTGATTGTTGGTGGCGGTTTCATCGCTTTGGAATTTGCTCACGTTTTTGAAGCGCTTGGCACCAAGGTCACCATCCTCAACCGCTCTGACGTGCTGCTGCGCGAGGCAGATGCAGACATCTCCGCGAAAATCCTCGAGCTTTCCAAAAAGCGTTTCGACGTCCGCCTCAGCACTGCGGTCACCGCAGTACACAACAAGGCCGACGGCGGCGTGAAGATCTCCACCGACACCGGCGACGACATCGAGGCAGATATTTTGCTCGTTGCCACTGGTCGCACCCCTAACGGCAACCAAATGAACTTGGACGCCGCAGGCATCGAGATGAACGGTCGTTCCATCAAGGTTGATGAATTCGGTCGCACCAGTGTTGAAGGCGTGTGGGCGCTTGGCGATGTCTCCTCCCCTTACAAGCTCAAGCACGTAGCCAATGCGGAAATGCGAGCAATCAAGCACAACCTTGCCAACCCTAATGACCTGCAGAAGATGCCACATGATTTCGTGCCATCAGCTGTTTTCACCAACCCTCAGATCTCGCAGGTCGGCATGACTGAGCAGGAGGCGCGTGAAGCTGGCCTCGACATCACTGTGAAGATCCAGAACTACTCTGATGTGGCTTATGGCTGGGCCATGGAAGATAAGGATGGATTCGTTAAGCTCATTGCCGATAAGGACACCGGCAAGTTGGTCGGCGCGCACATCATTGGTGCTCAAGCCTCAACACTGATCCAGCAACTGATCACTGTCATGGCATTTGGAATCGATGCACGAGAAGCTGCAACCAAGCAGTACTGGATTCACCCTGCTCTTCCAGAAGTCATCGAAAACGCTCTTCTGGGGCTAGAGTTTTAG
- a CDS encoding response regulator translates to MIRILLADDHPVVRAGLASLLVSEDDFEIVDMVGTPDDAVARAAEGGVDVVLMDLRFGDQPGIEVAGGVEATRRIRALDNPPQVLVVTNYSTDGDVVGAVSAGAVGYLLKDSSPEDLIAGVRDAARGESVLSKQVASKIMGRMNNPMTALSAREIEVLSLVAQGQSNREIGKKLFLTEATVKSHMGHVFNKLDVTSRTAAVAEARQRGII, encoded by the coding sequence GTGATCCGTATTCTGTTGGCTGATGATCATCCCGTTGTTCGCGCAGGCCTTGCCTCCTTGCTGGTGAGTGAAGATGATTTTGAGATAGTGGACATGGTGGGCACCCCAGATGATGCCGTTGCGCGCGCCGCGGAAGGCGGGGTGGATGTGGTGTTGATGGATCTGCGTTTTGGTGATCAACCAGGCATCGAGGTCGCCGGCGGGGTAGAGGCAACGCGTCGCATCCGTGCGCTGGACAACCCGCCACAGGTACTGGTGGTGACCAACTACTCCACAGACGGCGATGTGGTGGGCGCAGTATCTGCTGGTGCCGTGGGGTATTTGCTCAAAGATAGCTCCCCAGAAGATCTCATTGCCGGTGTTCGCGATGCCGCGCGGGGAGAATCAGTGCTTTCAAAGCAGGTCGCCAGCAAGATCATGGGGCGGATGAACAACCCCATGACTGCTCTCAGTGCCAGAGAAATTGAAGTGCTGTCCTTGGTGGCGCAAGGGCAAAGCAATAGAGAAATCGGCAAGAAACTTTTCCTCACTGAGGCCACGGTGAAAAGTCACATGGGGCATGTGTTCAACAAGCTGGATGTCACCTCTAGAACAGCTGCGGTAGCTGAAGCCAGACAGCGCGGAATTATCTAG
- a CDS encoding sensor histidine kinase, giving the protein MKTSQATIARIERVLIWGLHLLIAVLLVLVCWRASHWGVWVLAFGYGVVYVAGVVPNSPFKNHPMAWFLVLSLLWASLIWDGPEPAYLVFPMFFLAVLITTPLKSAIIIAILTAIAVVTLAMHLGFSVGVVTGPILGALVAWVMGTCFQLLAQALKELVDARASAIRASKSAGEQAERARIAGEIHDTVAQGLSSIQMLLHAAEKRVDDPQALSHIRLARQTTADNLAETRQIIAALQPTPLIGADLPVALARLSSTTPMGQNITFEVDGSPRVLPDAMEAEIVRIAQTLLGNVVRHAQADSAKMTLTYQDDQILLDVIDNGQGFDVAEVIRKKSIGLPTAQRRAEGLGGTIIIESTIGSGTGISARFPYPQKDQDK; this is encoded by the coding sequence GTGAAAACTAGCCAAGCGACCATCGCCCGAATTGAGAGAGTTCTCATTTGGGGATTGCATTTACTCATTGCCGTTTTGTTGGTGTTGGTGTGTTGGCGTGCCAGCCATTGGGGTGTGTGGGTGCTCGCTTTTGGCTATGGCGTGGTTTATGTGGCGGGTGTGGTCCCGAATTCGCCGTTTAAGAATCACCCTATGGCGTGGTTTCTTGTGCTGAGTTTGTTGTGGGCGAGCCTGATTTGGGATGGACCGGAGCCTGCGTATTTGGTGTTTCCGATGTTTTTCCTCGCAGTGTTGATCACGACACCGCTGAAATCCGCGATCATCATTGCAATACTGACGGCGATCGCGGTGGTTACGTTGGCTATGCACCTGGGGTTTTCTGTTGGCGTTGTCACCGGTCCGATCCTTGGCGCGTTGGTGGCGTGGGTAATGGGTACGTGTTTTCAGTTATTGGCACAAGCCTTAAAGGAGCTTGTCGACGCACGTGCGTCGGCGATCCGGGCGTCGAAAAGCGCTGGCGAGCAGGCAGAACGAGCCCGCATAGCGGGCGAAATACATGACACTGTGGCGCAGGGGTTGTCCTCGATTCAGATGTTGTTGCATGCGGCGGAAAAACGGGTGGATGATCCGCAGGCGTTAAGCCATATACGGTTGGCCAGGCAAACGACAGCTGATAATTTGGCGGAGACCAGGCAGATCATTGCTGCGCTGCAACCGACTCCACTCATTGGGGCGGATCTGCCGGTGGCGTTGGCCAGACTGTCGTCGACCACCCCGATGGGACAGAACATCACGTTTGAAGTCGACGGATCCCCACGGGTATTACCTGATGCGATGGAGGCAGAGATCGTACGAATTGCCCAAACGCTGCTGGGAAATGTGGTGCGGCATGCACAGGCAGATTCTGCAAAAATGACCCTGACATATCAAGATGATCAAATACTTCTAGATGTCATCGATAATGGGCAGGGATTTGATGTGGCAGAAGTGATCCGTAAAAAATCCATTGGACTGCCCACAGCGCAACGCCGGGCTGAAGGGCTGGGCGGAACAATAATTATTGAATCTACAATCGGATCGGGAACTGGAATTTCCGCCCGTTTTCCCTATCCACAAAAGGACCAAGATAAGTGA
- a CDS encoding alpha/beta hydrolase has translation MQQWKPDFLGEGYQNLTIELGDDPDNETDVVTTVVRYNPDNHADESFAARPALLWVHGMTDYFFHTEFAEFFHNAGFAVYGIDLRKCGRSYRPGQQWHYTSDLAHYFPDLTAAAEVISSTHPELVPVAHSTGGLIVPLWMSQMRTSNPAAIEKIPALVLNSPWLDMMYPPLFIKLITPMVRVLGKRSPTTIIPGGGLGAYGKSIHKNFYGEWDFDTTIKPVEGHKKSIGWLRAVMAGQAEIHHDHVNVGVDVLTLCSNKSWLKSEYTEDTNTSDAVLDVKHIQKWAPHLSSPSSRVDVEIIDNARHDIFLSRKPARDHASEVLNNWLQSKLSSLKPSQ, from the coding sequence ATGCAGCAGTGGAAACCAGACTTCCTGGGAGAGGGCTACCAAAACCTCACCATCGAGCTCGGCGACGACCCGGATAATGAAACAGATGTTGTGACAACGGTTGTGCGCTACAACCCAGACAATCACGCGGACGAGTCTTTTGCTGCCCGCCCAGCGTTGCTGTGGGTTCACGGCATGACGGACTACTTCTTCCACACTGAATTCGCGGAGTTTTTCCACAATGCCGGTTTTGCTGTGTACGGCATTGATCTTAGAAAATGTGGACGCTCCTACCGTCCAGGACAGCAGTGGCACTACACCTCTGATCTTGCCCATTACTTCCCTGACTTAACAGCTGCTGCCGAGGTCATCTCTTCCACCCACCCTGAGCTAGTCCCCGTCGCCCATTCCACTGGTGGACTCATCGTTCCTCTGTGGATGTCCCAGATGCGCACAAGCAATCCAGCTGCCATTGAGAAGATTCCAGCGCTGGTCCTCAACAGTCCGTGGCTGGACATGATGTATCCACCACTGTTCATCAAGCTGATCACCCCTATGGTGAGGGTGTTGGGCAAACGCTCCCCCACAACCATCATCCCAGGCGGAGGTTTGGGAGCATACGGAAAATCGATCCATAAGAACTTTTACGGCGAATGGGACTTTGACACCACCATCAAGCCTGTAGAAGGACATAAAAAGAGCATCGGATGGCTTCGGGCAGTCATGGCTGGCCAAGCAGAAATCCATCACGACCACGTGAATGTCGGAGTGGACGTGCTCACGCTGTGTTCAAATAAGTCCTGGTTGAAGTCTGAATACACAGAGGACACCAACACTTCAGACGCGGTTTTGGATGTGAAACACATTCAAAAGTGGGCTCCTCATTTGAGCTCGCCATCGTCCAGGGTTGATGTTGAGATCATCGACAACGCTCGCCACGATATTTTCCTCTCAAGGAAACCCGCCAGAGATCACGCCTCTGAAGTACTCAACAACTGGCTGCAATCGAAGCTTTCCAGCCTCAAACCATCTCAATAA
- the map gene encoding type I methionyl aminopeptidase, translating into MSKMRAPLVPGIPTPIREVPAHIERPEYVWKDEVQEAIGEPFVQAPEVIEKMRETSRIAANSLKIAGEAVKPGVTTDELDRIVHEYTCDMGAYPSDLGYRGFTKSSCISLNEIVCHGIPDSTVIEEGDIVNIDVTAFKHGVHGDCNATFLAGDVSEEHRLLVERTEEAMMRSIRAAKPGREINVIGRVIESYAKRFGYNVVRDFTGHGIGPTFHNGLVVLHYDNTQYRDLLVPGMTLTIEPMINLGSLDYEIWEDDWTVQNVDRKFSAQFEHTIVITEDGNEILTLPDDSV; encoded by the coding sequence ATGTCTAAAATGCGCGCACCACTTGTACCCGGAATTCCTACCCCAATCAGGGAAGTACCTGCACATATTGAACGTCCAGAATATGTGTGGAAGGACGAAGTCCAAGAAGCAATCGGTGAGCCTTTTGTGCAGGCCCCTGAGGTCATCGAGAAGATGCGTGAGACATCTCGCATCGCTGCAAACTCACTGAAAATCGCGGGCGAAGCCGTCAAGCCAGGCGTGACCACTGATGAACTTGATCGCATTGTGCATGAGTACACCTGCGATATGGGCGCATACCCTTCAGATCTTGGTTACCGGGGATTCACCAAGTCCTCATGCATTTCCCTCAATGAGATCGTGTGCCACGGTATTCCTGATTCCACCGTCATTGAAGAGGGCGATATTGTTAACATCGATGTCACCGCGTTCAAGCACGGCGTCCACGGCGACTGCAATGCCACCTTCTTAGCGGGTGATGTTTCTGAAGAACACCGCCTGCTGGTTGAGCGCACCGAAGAAGCCATGATGCGTTCCATCCGTGCAGCAAAGCCTGGACGTGAAATCAACGTCATTGGGCGTGTCATTGAGTCTTACGCCAAGCGTTTTGGCTACAACGTGGTCCGCGATTTCACCGGACACGGCATCGGCCCAACTTTCCACAACGGCCTTGTGGTGCTGCACTACGACAACACTCAGTACCGCGATCTGCTCGTGCCAGGCATGACCTTGACCATCGAGCCAATGATCAACCTTGGTTCCCTCGACTACGAGATCTGGGAAGATGATTGGACTGTCCAAAACGTTGACCGTAAGTTCAGCGCGCAGTTCGAGCACACCATTGTCATCACCGAAGACGGCAATGAGATCCTCACCCTCCCAGACGATTCCGTCTAA
- a CDS encoding penicillin-binding transpeptidase domain-containing protein produces the protein MNKVQRRSLMALCMTVAFAGGSLTACTPRPDTADPIAEEFLQAWASQDFDTIADITDQADLATEMLSTSFDGLQADSVELTLDSVDSRDTIATANFSVVWKLPRDREVSYDSSMTLTKMRNEWTVRWEPSLVHPKLGANQHLELRAIEAQRANVISSDGAPVLAPGSIYRVLVDPSAGDADVVVKRVADYLNEAHATDENVNTLDVEDIMSNLGDSTYSLTTVDANLGARMEQDLAGIPGLTFNEEASMVATDPGFAPDIVSRVARIVEDELEGSNGWRASIVTSNGAVIDDIAYDAPELAPSVRISLDHNVQRAAEEAVDLRAEMKAMMVVMRPSTGEILAVAQTDEADKDGDVALMGQYPPGSTFKIITAAAGLAHEGLTPDSIVPCPGTMNIYGRIVTNYNSFSLGNTSLDDAFANSCNTTFADISTNLEPGQLKNVAKQFGLGIDYQIPGLDTMTGSVPEGDIVLDRTESGYGQGLDLASPFGMALVASTAATGSVPTPTLISGHETVASEEVLALDPEVLANVQRMMKSVVNDGTARGMRQTGGQIYAKTGEAEINEGSHAWFTGYREDDIAFATLVVLGGGSEAAAAVTDQFFVKLDELRAGGEVAVSEAEEQPVG, from the coding sequence ATGAACAAGGTGCAGCGCAGGTCACTGATGGCGTTGTGCATGACGGTGGCATTTGCTGGAGGAAGCCTGACCGCGTGCACACCTCGTCCTGATACCGCAGACCCCATCGCAGAGGAATTCCTTCAAGCTTGGGCATCGCAAGATTTCGACACTATTGCGGACATCACCGACCAAGCTGACCTTGCCACAGAAATGCTCAGCACCAGTTTCGATGGTCTGCAAGCAGACAGCGTTGAACTGACTTTGGATTCCGTGGATTCCCGGGACACCATCGCCACCGCCAATTTCTCCGTGGTGTGGAAGCTTCCCCGAGACAGAGAAGTTTCCTACGACTCATCGATGACGCTGACCAAGATGCGCAACGAATGGACAGTGCGTTGGGAACCTTCCCTCGTGCACCCCAAACTGGGCGCCAACCAGCACCTGGAATTGCGCGCCATTGAAGCGCAGCGAGCCAACGTAATTTCCTCCGATGGAGCTCCGGTTCTCGCGCCGGGAAGTATCTACCGAGTTTTGGTTGATCCCAGCGCAGGGGATGCCGATGTGGTGGTCAAGAGGGTGGCAGATTATTTGAATGAAGCCCATGCGACTGATGAGAATGTGAACACCCTTGATGTCGAAGACATTATGAGCAATCTTGGCGATTCCACCTATTCACTCACCACAGTTGATGCCAATTTGGGTGCCCGCATGGAACAGGATCTAGCGGGGATTCCGGGGCTGACGTTCAATGAGGAAGCATCCATGGTAGCCACCGACCCAGGTTTTGCTCCGGATATTGTGTCTCGCGTTGCGCGCATTGTGGAAGATGAATTAGAAGGATCCAATGGTTGGCGCGCCTCCATTGTCACTTCCAATGGTGCGGTGATTGATGATATCGCCTACGACGCCCCAGAGCTTGCCCCCAGCGTGAGGATCAGCCTGGATCACAACGTTCAACGAGCAGCGGAAGAAGCCGTAGACCTGCGCGCTGAGATGAAAGCCATGATGGTGGTCATGAGGCCATCCACTGGTGAAATCCTCGCAGTGGCCCAAACAGATGAAGCTGACAAAGACGGCGATGTTGCGCTGATGGGACAATACCCACCGGGATCGACATTCAAGATCATCACTGCAGCCGCGGGGTTGGCGCATGAAGGATTAACTCCAGACAGCATTGTGCCATGCCCTGGCACCATGAATATCTACGGCCGAATTGTCACCAACTACAACAGCTTCTCCTTGGGCAACACCTCATTGGATGATGCTTTTGCCAATTCATGCAACACCACTTTCGCGGATATTTCCACCAACTTGGAGCCAGGCCAACTGAAAAATGTGGCTAAGCAGTTTGGCCTCGGAATTGATTATCAAATCCCAGGCCTTGACACCATGACGGGATCGGTGCCTGAAGGTGACATCGTGTTGGACCGTACCGAATCTGGTTACGGCCAGGGTCTTGACCTAGCAAGTCCCTTTGGCATGGCGTTGGTCGCCTCCACTGCAGCCACCGGTTCAGTTCCCACGCCAACGCTGATTTCTGGACATGAAACTGTTGCCAGTGAAGAAGTTCTGGCGCTTGATCCAGAAGTCCTTGCCAATGTGCAGCGGATGATGAAATCCGTGGTCAATGACGGTACCGCTCGTGGCATGCGCCAAACCGGTGGCCAGATCTACGCAAAGACAGGTGAAGCCGAAATCAACGAAGGCTCCCATGCGTGGTTCACCGGCTACCGCGAAGATGACATCGCTTTTGCCACCCTCGTGGTGTTGGGCGGAGGCTCCGAAGCGGCTGCCGCTGTGACAGATCAGTTCTTTGTGAAACTCGATGAGCTTCGCGCAGGGGGAGAAGTTGCAGTCAGTGAAGCTGAAGAGCAGCCAGTCGGCTAA
- a CDS encoding ABC transporter ATP-binding protein, which yields MTLHVSNLNLTVADGSTSRTLLNNITFDVQPGEVVGITGPSGSGKSTLLAVLGCLQSADSGTATLGDIDLLNPQNRAALRRNHLGIVFQQPNLLPSLTVLDQLLLIPRLGRILPPSRSARTQHKDKALSLLNSIGLGDLAKRKVSELSGGQQARVNLARALMNSPKLLLVDEPTAALDQHSASEVTELIVSMAHQYNAPTLFVSHDMDAVNTLDRSIELVDGHLLTPHTL from the coding sequence ATGACTCTCCACGTTTCAAATCTCAATCTGACCGTCGCCGACGGATCCACCTCACGCACCCTGCTCAACAACATCACTTTTGATGTCCAACCAGGCGAAGTCGTCGGTATCACCGGCCCATCCGGCTCCGGAAAATCCACCCTACTCGCCGTCCTCGGCTGCCTCCAAAGCGCCGATTCCGGCACCGCGACGCTCGGCGACATCGACCTGCTCAACCCCCAAAACCGAGCTGCTTTACGACGCAACCACCTAGGAATTGTCTTCCAACAGCCAAACCTGCTCCCCTCGTTGACTGTCCTCGACCAACTGCTGCTCATTCCCCGGCTCGGCAGGATCCTCCCGCCCAGCCGCAGCGCACGCACCCAACACAAAGACAAAGCCCTTTCACTTCTGAACTCCATCGGACTCGGCGACTTAGCAAAACGCAAGGTCAGCGAACTATCCGGTGGACAACAAGCCCGCGTCAACTTGGCCCGCGCGCTGATGAACTCCCCCAAGCTCCTGCTTGTCGATGAACCCACCGCCGCCCTCGATCAACATTCCGCCAGCGAAGTCACCGAACTAATCGTCTCGATGGCCCACCAATACAACGCCCCCACACTGTTTGTCAGCCACGACATGGATGCAGTCAACACCCTTGACCGCAGCATCGAACTTGTCGACGGTCACCTCCTCACACCCCACACCCTGTAG
- a CDS encoding ABC transporter permease: MFQGLKELTAAKGRTLLITVTVGLIAVLVTFLSALTAGLGHQSVSALKYLAGDNELILADSGSTTLSASTLSDQAVAQLEDEGAQMLWQVRDRVADTPTMLLNSPDLAPGEVSLPAELADSELATAHDVVDSSNDLYLDHLPVVLMNTSDLASLAQVRGVTGPAGAFASDVALPSDTVALSGSERWNASASYQGEQMSLNLMIVMLYVISALVLGAFFTVWTIQRLRGIAISSALGAARRVLIADALGQAIIVLGIGITAGTLITVISAFGMGDAMPVVISSSTTLFPALILAAAGLIGAAISLGPILRVEPRSALMNA; the protein is encoded by the coding sequence ATGTTTCAAGGACTAAAAGAACTCACCGCAGCAAAAGGCCGCACGCTGCTGATCACCGTCACCGTCGGGCTGATCGCCGTGCTGGTTACTTTCCTCTCTGCCCTCACCGCCGGGCTTGGCCACCAATCAGTATCCGCACTGAAATACCTAGCGGGTGATAATGAACTTATCCTCGCCGATTCCGGATCCACCACGCTTTCCGCGTCCACGCTTTCTGATCAAGCAGTTGCCCAACTCGAAGACGAAGGCGCACAGATGCTGTGGCAGGTCCGCGACCGAGTAGCAGACACCCCCACCATGCTCCTCAACTCCCCTGACCTTGCGCCTGGTGAAGTATCCCTTCCTGCCGAACTCGCTGATTCGGAACTCGCTACTGCGCATGATGTAGTGGATTCTTCCAACGATCTGTACCTCGATCACCTGCCCGTGGTATTGATGAACACCTCCGATTTAGCCTCACTCGCGCAAGTCCGAGGCGTGACAGGACCAGCAGGCGCATTCGCCTCTGACGTTGCGCTCCCCTCCGACACCGTTGCGCTCTCTGGATCCGAACGGTGGAACGCATCCGCCTCCTACCAGGGCGAACAGATGTCACTCAACCTCATGATCGTCATGCTGTATGTCATCTCCGCACTCGTGCTCGGCGCATTCTTCACCGTCTGGACCATCCAACGCCTCCGCGGCATCGCCATCTCTAGTGCTTTGGGAGCAGCCCGCCGAGTACTTATCGCCGACGCTCTCGGCCAAGCCATCATCGTCTTAGGAATCGGCATCACCGCAGGCACATTGATCACAGTCATCTCCGCATTCGGCATGGGAGACGCAATGCCCGTGGTCATCTCCTCCTCCACCACGCTCTTCCCCGCACTTATCCTCGCCGCAGCAGGACTCATCGGTGCCGCCATTTCACTCGGCCCCATCCTTCGCGTCGAACCACGCTCCGCACTCATGAACGCATAA
- the ispG gene encoding flavodoxin-dependent (E)-4-hydroxy-3-methylbut-2-enyl-diphosphate synthase, with protein MSTPIGLGLPPTPPPVLAPRRKTRQLMVGKVGVGSDHPISVQSMTTTKTHDINGTLQQIAQLTATGCDIVRVACPKTVDAEALPIIAKKSPIPVIADIHFQPKYIFAAIDAGCAAVRVNPGNIKEFDGRVKEVAKAAGDAGIPIRIGVNGGSLDKRILDKYHGKATPEALVESAMWEAGLFEEHGFGDIAISVKHSDPVLMVEAYRQLAEQSDYPLHLGVTEAGPKFMGTIKSSVAFGALLSQGIGDTIRVSLSADPVEEIKVGDQILQSLNLRPRKLEIVSCPSCGRAQVDVYSLAEEVTEALDGMEVPLRVAVMGCVVNGPGEARDADLGVASGNGKGQIFVKGEVIKTVPESQIVETLIEEAMRIAEEMDPEVLAAASASGMKAEVKVTK; from the coding sequence TTGTCTACCCCAATCGGCCTTGGCCTTCCTCCGACCCCACCTCCAGTGTTGGCGCCACGTCGTAAAACACGCCAACTCATGGTCGGCAAAGTGGGCGTTGGTTCGGATCACCCGATTTCCGTCCAGTCGATGACCACCACCAAAACCCACGACATCAACGGCACCCTGCAACAGATCGCACAGTTGACAGCCACCGGTTGTGACATCGTCCGCGTTGCCTGCCCAAAGACTGTTGATGCGGAAGCACTGCCGATCATCGCAAAGAAGTCTCCGATCCCAGTGATCGCAGATATCCACTTCCAGCCCAAGTACATCTTCGCGGCAATCGATGCAGGTTGCGCCGCCGTTCGTGTGAACCCAGGCAACATCAAGGAATTCGATGGTCGCGTTAAAGAAGTAGCAAAAGCTGCAGGCGATGCCGGAATTCCAATTCGTATTGGTGTCAACGGCGGATCCCTGGATAAGCGCATCCTGGACAAATACCACGGCAAAGCCACCCCAGAAGCTCTCGTGGAATCCGCAATGTGGGAAGCCGGCCTGTTTGAAGAGCACGGCTTCGGCGACATCGCAATCTCTGTGAAGCACTCCGACCCAGTACTCATGGTGGAGGCCTACCGCCAGCTCGCTGAACAAAGCGACTACCCACTGCACCTCGGTGTTACTGAAGCTGGTCCCAAGTTCATGGGAACAATCAAGTCTTCCGTAGCATTCGGCGCTCTGCTGTCCCAGGGCATCGGCGACACTATCCGTGTGTCTCTTTCTGCTGACCCAGTGGAAGAAATCAAGGTTGGCGACCAGATTCTGCAGTCCCTCAACCTGCGCCCACGCAAGCTGGAAATCGTGTCCTGCCCATCATGTGGCCGCGCACAGGTCGATGTGTACTCACTTGCTGAAGAAGTCACCGAAGCACTCGACGGCATGGAAGTTCCACTGCGCGTCGCTGTCATGGGTTGCGTTGTTAACGGCCCAGGTGAGGCTCGCGACGCTGACCTCGGTGTTGCATCCGGTAACGGCAAGGGCCAGATCTTTGTCAAGGGCGAAGTCATCAAGACTGTCCCAGAATCCCAGATCGTGGAAACCCTCATCGAAGAAGCAATGCGTATCGCAGAGGAAATGGACCCAGAAGTCCTCGCTGCAGCAAGTGCTTCCGGTATGAAGGCTGAAGTGAAGGTAACCAAGTAA